In Oncorhynchus keta strain PuntledgeMale-10-30-2019 chromosome 19, Oket_V2, whole genome shotgun sequence, a single genomic region encodes these proteins:
- the c19h1orf131 gene encoding uncharacterized protein C1orf131 homolog gives MDNNENGKEEDTDQFFLDHVLNTLYDFGDRTVSKRKHKSQKKRSQRSELEDEDAAADDCSDTKDSLEVRHSDISAIDLPGASEVGNTSSTTKQAPPVEVVTFQDPTKRLRQARKPVPEVKDKPPQTKEKKVDPDEFSLEKARLEVHRFGITGYQKVQQRVFEQERAIMLGARPPKKEYVNYKVLQQRVKDKKQKAKDEIQTDLKKKKMTKPRDEKRKSSSSKAPTGQVGRFKNGMLVLSTKEIQKIKASIKKK, from the exons ATGGACAACAACGAAAATGGAAAGGAAGAAGACACGGATCAGTTTTTTCTTGACCATGTCCTGAATACGCTGTATGATTTCG GTGATCGAACAGTATCAAAGAGAAAACACAAGTCACAGAAGAAGAGATCCCAAAGGAGTGAGTTGGAGGACGAAGACGCCGCTGCAGACGATTGCAGTGATACTAAAGACAGTCTGGAAGTCAGACATTCAGATATCTCAGCGATTGACCTTCCTGGTGCTTCTGAAGTTGGAAACACAAGTTCAACCACTAAACAGGCACCACCAGTAGAGGTGGTCACATTCCAGGATCCTACAAAGAGACTGAGACAAGCCAGAAAGCCAGTGCCCGAGGTCAAGGACAAG CCTCCTCAAACAAAAGAGAAAAAGGTGGACCCAGATGAATTCAGTCTAGAAAAG GCTCGGTTAGAAGTTCATAGATTTGGAATCACTGGATACCAGAAAGTGCAGCAGAGGGTTTTTGAACAGGAGCGAGCCATCATGCTTGGAGCAAGG CCCCCGAAGAAGGAGTATGTAAACTACAAAGTGTTGCAGCAAAGGGTTAAGGACAAGAAGCAAAAGGCAAAGGACGAGATTCAGACG GACTTAAAGAAAAAGAAGATGACTAAACCAAG GGATGAGAAGAGGAAGTCATCGTCCAGTAAAGCGCCAACAGGCCAGGTGGGACGCTTTAAAAATGGAATGCTGGTCCTGAGCACCAAAGAAATTCAGAAAATAAAAGCCTCCATCAAAAAAAAATAA